The Mesorhizobium sp. B1-1-8 genome contains a region encoding:
- a CDS encoding L,D-transpeptidase, protein MMAVAPLQLAISAPPGAATQVFDPITHKWVDYDRKKALKYFAAHKEVPEAFRMQTVKFRTAEVPGTIIIDGNQHFLYLVQPDQTAMRYGIGVGREGFGWAGIVRIGRISEWPTWTPPAEMVARDPKAVPFASGMPGGPDNPLGARALYLYEGDHDTIYRIHGTPEPWTIGLDVSSGCLRMNNKDIIDLASRVSVGAKVIVLMQGAALYKGV, encoded by the coding sequence ATGATGGCCGTCGCTCCGTTACAACTTGCAATTTCGGCTCCCCCGGGCGCAGCCACACAAGTCTTCGATCCAATCACCCACAAATGGGTCGACTATGACCGCAAGAAGGCCCTCAAATATTTTGCAGCGCATAAGGAGGTGCCCGAGGCTTTCCGCATGCAGACGGTGAAGTTCCGCACCGCCGAGGTGCCTGGCACGATCATCATCGATGGGAACCAGCATTTCCTCTACCTGGTGCAGCCCGACCAGACAGCGATGCGCTATGGCATTGGTGTCGGCAGGGAGGGATTTGGCTGGGCAGGAATCGTTCGTATTGGCCGGATATCGGAATGGCCGACCTGGACACCACCCGCAGAAATGGTCGCTCGCGACCCAAAGGCTGTTCCGTTCGCGTCGGGCATGCCTGGCGGTCCTGATAACCCGCTGGGAGCCAGGGCCCTATACCTCTACGAGGGAGACCACGACACGATATATCGCATCCATGGCACGCCTGAACCATGGACGATTGGTCTCGACGTCTCTTCCGGCTGCCTCCGTATGAACAACAAGGACATTATCGACTTGGCATCACGGGTGAGCGTGGGGGCCAAGGTCATCGTCCTGATGCAGGGCGCGGCACTCTACAAAGGTGTGTGA
- a CDS encoding alpha/beta hydrolase — translation MSRAARLCLAFALIGLTSCAQRPENVFIAEGPNTVSGASQVEMLVATTRRPSSVPGEMFGGERGDPAFADISISIPPDKARKVGEVEWPKSIPADPKREFSTIRATLLKRDAVIADFHERLGRGPSRKVLVFVHGYNSRFDDAVFRFAQIVHDSGAKDVPVLFTWPSRGKLLAYAYDRESANYSRDGLEATLNYLVQDSAVSEVSILAHSMGNWVTLEALRQMGIRKGGISPKIKNVMLASPDVDVDVFRTQLDSMGPRRPRLTLFVSNDDKALKASRWLWGSTARLGTIDPTVEPYKHFLETEKIDVVDLSHVKTSDRLNHGKFAESPEVIQLIGRQLATGQPITDQQLSVADRIVGGVDARLSGTVEP, via the coding sequence TTGAGTAGAGCCGCACGCCTCTGCCTGGCTTTTGCCCTGATCGGATTGACGTCATGCGCGCAGCGGCCCGAAAACGTCTTTATTGCCGAGGGGCCGAATACCGTGTCAGGCGCATCGCAGGTTGAAATGCTGGTTGCGACCACCCGACGCCCATCCAGCGTTCCTGGAGAAATGTTCGGAGGCGAGCGCGGTGATCCAGCCTTCGCCGACATCTCAATTTCCATTCCACCTGACAAGGCGCGCAAGGTCGGAGAGGTGGAATGGCCAAAGTCCATACCTGCCGATCCCAAGCGTGAATTTTCGACGATCCGCGCAACCCTGTTGAAGCGGGATGCGGTCATCGCGGACTTTCATGAACGCTTGGGCAGGGGGCCGTCCCGGAAAGTTCTGGTTTTCGTCCATGGCTACAATAGTCGCTTTGACGATGCCGTATTCAGGTTCGCGCAGATCGTTCATGACTCCGGCGCGAAAGATGTGCCCGTGCTCTTCACTTGGCCTTCCCGCGGAAAGCTCCTCGCCTACGCTTACGATCGCGAAAGTGCCAACTACAGCCGGGATGGCCTCGAGGCGACGCTCAATTATTTAGTGCAGGACTCGGCGGTATCCGAGGTCTCCATTTTGGCCCATTCGATGGGAAATTGGGTCACCCTCGAGGCGCTCCGTCAGATGGGAATTCGTAAGGGCGGGATTTCCCCAAAGATCAAGAACGTCATGCTTGCGTCTCCAGATGTGGATGTGGATGTCTTCCGCACCCAGTTGGATTCCATGGGTCCTCGGCGCCCGCGCCTGACGCTCTTCGTCTCGAACGACGACAAGGCCCTGAAAGCCTCACGATGGCTTTGGGGAAGCACAGCCCGCCTCGGCACCATCGACCCAACCGTCGAGCCATACAAGCATTTCCTGGAGACTGAGAAGATCGATGTGGTCGACCTCAGCCACGTCAAGACTTCCGACCGCCTGAACCATGGCAAGTTCGCCGAAAGCCCTGAGGTCATCCAGCTTATCGGACGGCAATTGGCTACTGGACAGCCCATTACCGATCAGCAGTTGAGTGTGGCCGACCGGATCGTTGGGGGCGTCGATGCGCGACTCTCTGGCACAGTGGAACCCTAA
- a CDS encoding glycine betaine ABC transporter substrate-binding protein codes for MSNVRCLFKKTFLSVFALAVSSFSVHARDLVIAMPNWPSGQATANILKVGLKKEFGIDTEVRELGSMIAFAGLNSGDVDIHPEIWSPNLDSLVDKYVTKARTVSMSPVGVQAWQGLCETRVTAEKYDIRDISDLNDPKKTVVLDTDGDGQGELWIGAETWASTAIERIRANSYGYAKTMALLETPEDVAMAAVDAAEATDRPIVFACYAPHYIFKLHDIVRLTEPPYDPGKWKIVLPSEDPQWLVKSSAAVGWNAAHFRVGYATSLRQSHPEVVKFLERIDFKENEITEMSYALQVERQAPFDFATKWVAAHAERVHGWASK; via the coding sequence ATGTCGAATGTACGATGCCTGTTCAAGAAGACCTTTTTGTCCGTCTTCGCACTGGCTGTCAGTTCTTTTTCGGTACATGCCCGAGATCTGGTCATCGCCATGCCTAACTGGCCGTCGGGGCAGGCGACCGCGAACATTTTGAAGGTCGGCTTGAAAAAGGAATTTGGGATCGACACAGAGGTTCGAGAACTGGGCTCGATGATTGCATTTGCCGGGCTGAACTCCGGCGATGTGGACATACATCCCGAGATCTGGTCGCCCAATCTCGACAGCCTCGTCGACAAGTACGTCACCAAAGCGCGCACTGTCTCCATGAGTCCTGTCGGCGTGCAGGCCTGGCAAGGACTCTGTGAGACCCGCGTCACCGCCGAGAAATACGATATTCGGGACATCTCGGACTTGAACGACCCGAAAAAGACAGTGGTGCTCGACACGGACGGGGACGGTCAAGGCGAACTGTGGATCGGTGCGGAAACATGGGCGTCGACCGCCATAGAGCGGATCAGGGCCAACAGCTATGGCTATGCCAAGACCATGGCATTGCTGGAAACGCCGGAGGACGTCGCGATGGCTGCTGTGGATGCGGCGGAAGCCACGGACCGTCCGATTGTATTTGCCTGCTATGCCCCACATTACATCTTCAAGCTTCACGATATCGTTCGGCTGACAGAGCCGCCGTACGATCCCGGCAAGTGGAAGATCGTGCTGCCTTCGGAGGATCCGCAATGGTTGGTGAAATCCAGCGCGGCTGTCGGCTGGAATGCCGCTCACTTCCGCGTCGGTTACGCAACAAGCCTTCGCCAAAGCCATCCAGAGGTGGTCAAGTTCCTGGAGCGGATCGACTTCAAGGAGAATGAAATTACCGAGATGAGCTACGCGCTCCAGGTTGAGCGCCAGGCTCCGTTCGACTTCGCCACGAAATGGGTGGCTGCGCATGCTGAGCGGGTACATGGATGGGCAAGCAAATGA
- a CDS encoding HlyD family secretion protein, with translation MDAPPATTNSSRRVALVVVLLTIALFALSIAMERLTPYSAQATVQAYVVRMAPEVAGRVIEVGVSDNARVTQGQTLFRIDPQPYELAVAEASARLERIGQSIGASTAAVDSAQARVVKAEADRDNVRAQFQRTKTLVDRGISPRAKLDDAKRAVDVAEATVTGAEADLSKAQEELGPQGADNPQLKEALATAERARLNLAHTTVVAPSNGVISNLQLSVGQIVGVGQSALTFIDSGTIWVTAAVKENSLEYLEPGDEAEVVLDSLPGMVFATRVESVGWGVGQGGVDLATGLPNIRNQSGWVRDSQRFPVRLVFTDGPPRGVRFGSQVNVMIYASDNSAMNAVAYLWIRIVSVLTYLS, from the coding sequence ATGGACGCTCCTCCGGCGACGACAAATTCCTCGCGGCGGGTGGCGCTCGTCGTCGTTCTCTTGACCATTGCACTGTTTGCGCTTTCGATCGCAATGGAGCGGCTAACCCCGTATTCGGCACAAGCCACGGTTCAGGCCTATGTGGTTAGAATGGCGCCGGAAGTTGCTGGCCGTGTGATCGAGGTCGGCGTTTCTGACAACGCGCGCGTCACTCAGGGGCAGACCCTATTTCGGATTGATCCGCAACCATACGAACTGGCTGTCGCGGAGGCATCGGCGCGGCTTGAGCGCATCGGTCAATCGATCGGCGCTTCGACCGCCGCAGTGGATTCCGCCCAGGCTCGCGTGGTCAAGGCAGAGGCGGATCGCGACAACGTGCGGGCCCAGTTCCAGCGCACCAAGACGCTCGTCGATCGCGGCATCAGCCCTCGCGCCAAACTGGATGATGCCAAACGCGCAGTCGACGTTGCCGAGGCGACTGTAACGGGAGCCGAGGCAGATCTCAGCAAAGCTCAAGAAGAACTTGGACCGCAAGGGGCTGACAATCCGCAGCTCAAGGAGGCTTTGGCAACAGCCGAGCGGGCGCGGCTCAATCTCGCCCATACAACCGTAGTGGCGCCCTCCAACGGCGTCATCAGCAACCTACAGCTTTCTGTTGGGCAGATCGTGGGCGTCGGCCAGTCGGCCTTAACATTCATTGATTCAGGCACGATTTGGGTGACTGCTGCGGTCAAAGAGAACAGTCTCGAATATCTGGAGCCTGGCGATGAGGCGGAAGTCGTACTGGACTCCCTGCCCGGCATGGTTTTCGCCACGCGCGTCGAGAGCGTCGGCTGGGGCGTCGGTCAGGGTGGCGTCGACCTCGCGACTGGCTTGCCGAATATCCGCAACCAGAGTGGCTGGGTTCGGGATTCACAGCGCTTTCCGGTCCGCCTAGTGTTCACGGATGGGCCGCCGCGCGGCGTTCGCTTCGGATCGCAAGTCAATGTCATGATCTATGCAAGCGACAATTCAGCGATGAACGCTGTGGCCTATTTGTGGATTCGGATTGTATCCGTTCTGACCTATCTGAGTTGA
- a CDS encoding conjugal transfer protein TraD — MRAWQVERRRRTRHLIELGGLVAKAGIVELTNDDRAIIYGALLWIAAKLQSHEGEHARELWVAKGKQAFNAEGIEQQKEERT; from the coding sequence ATGCGTGCCTGGCAGGTTGAGCGCCGCAGACGCACCCGACATCTGATCGAACTCGGCGGTCTCGTCGCCAAGGCAGGCATCGTCGAGCTGACCAATGACGATCGAGCGATCATCTACGGCGCGCTCCTATGGATCGCCGCCAAGCTCCAAAGCCATGAAGGCGAGCATGCGAGGGAATTGTGGGTCGCGAAGGGAAAGCAGGCGTTCAACGCGGAAGGGATTGAACAGCAAAAGGAAGAACGAACTTAG
- a CDS encoding alpha/beta hydrolase — translation MSYSRLGLVAQLITIRSRLLSGSGLVVGTFFFAAALRPTLIPRTDLTQGVLAGGCFAAGYGLGVALQWLWRYLQIPELATRPRRLAKVVIIILCLCGAIASLWESANWQNSIRAAMQMPLVDGSHPLNVCALAIVTFVSVLAIARLLSMLVQVIAQFFRRYIPRRLANVAGVGIAAVLAWSVASNVVVSSVFSALDSSYAKYDALFEPKRLQPAESSRTGSSASLVRWDELGRAGREFIADEDTAAEISTFTGRPAQEAIRVYVGLGAASNPEARAKLALEELKRVGGFRKSTMIIITPTGTGWVDPASMDAVEYLCRGDVASVAVQYSYLSSPLSLLAQPEYGSETARALFLEIYGYWTTLPKQSRPRLYLHGLSLGAMNSEKSVGLFEIIDDPISGALWSGPPFDSRVWRSVSDARNKGTPQWLPVFRDSSLVRFMNQSGQAVPRGAPWGPLRVVYLQYASDPIVFFDYRDAYRQPSWMNSPRGPDVSAQLSWYPIVTMLQLGLDMAVATTAPIGHGHVYAPQDYVEGWSAVLGVQDWGQQDLFLLKEHLAAKIRAKVDDRGG, via the coding sequence ATGAGTTATTCCCGCCTCGGGCTAGTAGCGCAGCTGATCACAATACGGTCGCGTTTGTTGTCGGGCAGCGGCTTGGTGGTCGGCACCTTCTTTTTTGCGGCCGCGCTTAGGCCGACGCTCATTCCCCGGACTGACTTGACGCAGGGTGTGCTCGCTGGCGGGTGCTTCGCCGCAGGGTATGGCCTCGGCGTCGCCCTGCAATGGCTATGGCGCTATCTGCAGATTCCTGAGCTGGCAACCCGTCCCCGGCGGTTAGCGAAGGTTGTGATCATCATCCTTTGCCTCTGCGGGGCCATCGCTTCTCTTTGGGAATCCGCAAATTGGCAAAATTCCATCCGCGCAGCGATGCAGATGCCGCTGGTGGATGGGTCGCATCCATTGAATGTGTGCGCGTTGGCGATAGTAACCTTTGTCTCTGTATTGGCAATTGCACGTCTGCTGAGCATGCTGGTCCAAGTCATTGCCCAGTTTTTCAGGCGATACATACCTCGGCGACTTGCCAACGTAGCAGGCGTGGGCATCGCAGCGGTGCTGGCCTGGTCGGTTGCCAGCAATGTCGTCGTAAGCTCTGTCTTCAGCGCTTTGGACTCGTCCTACGCCAAATATGATGCGCTGTTTGAACCAAAGCGTCTCCAGCCGGCCGAGAGCAGCCGGACCGGAAGTTCGGCATCGTTGGTCAGATGGGACGAACTCGGGCGTGCGGGCCGTGAATTTATTGCTGACGAGGACACTGCCGCGGAAATAAGCACCTTTACCGGCCGGCCAGCGCAAGAAGCGATCCGGGTCTATGTCGGATTGGGTGCCGCCTCGAATCCCGAGGCTCGGGCGAAATTGGCTCTGGAAGAACTAAAGAGGGTCGGCGGCTTCCGAAAATCCACGATGATCATCATTACACCGACGGGCACGGGCTGGGTCGACCCGGCCTCCATGGATGCGGTCGAGTACCTTTGTCGTGGCGATGTCGCGAGCGTCGCAGTCCAGTACTCCTATTTGAGCAGCCCGCTTTCTCTGCTGGCGCAACCGGAATATGGCTCCGAGACAGCTCGTGCCCTCTTTTTGGAGATTTATGGCTATTGGACGACCTTGCCCAAGCAGTCCCGTCCTCGTCTTTATCTGCACGGACTGAGCTTGGGAGCGATGAACTCTGAAAAGTCTGTCGGATTGTTCGAAATCATCGACGATCCGATCAGTGGCGCGCTTTGGAGTGGTCCGCCATTCGACAGCCGAGTCTGGCGATCGGTCAGCGACGCCCGGAACAAAGGAACGCCTCAGTGGCTGCCCGTCTTTCGCGACAGCAGCCTGGTGCGGTTCATGAACCAGAGCGGACAAGCAGTACCTCGAGGCGCTCCCTGGGGTCCGCTCCGGGTCGTCTACCTGCAATATGCAAGCGATCCGATTGTGTTCTTTGATTATCGCGATGCCTACCGGCAACCCAGTTGGATGAATTCACCCAGAGGCCCGGATGTCTCGGCGCAACTCAGCTGGTATCCGATAGTGACAATGCTGCAGCTTGGTCTGGACATGGCTGTCGCAACAACTGCGCCGATCGGTCACGGCCATGTCTATGCGCCTCAGGATTATGTCGAGGGCTGGAGCGCGGTCCTGGGAGTCCAAGATTGGGGACAACAGGATCTCTTCCTGCTCAAGGAGCATCTCGCGGCCAAGATCAGAGCAAAGGTGGATGACAGGGGAGGATAG
- the nhaA gene encoding Na+/H+ antiporter NhaA encodes MVLGLATVAALVVANSPLGPQYFAALQLKAEATIGGIGLSKSVEHWVNDGLMAVFFLFVALEIKREAVEGALSSARKATLPIFAALGGFFVPAALYAMANWSDPYSLRGWAIPAATDIAFALGICAMLGRSVPSSLKTFLLALAIIDDLMAIIVIAIFYSAQLSLVALFLAGLGLAALVLMNFADVRKPSLYLLVGLVTWVCVLKSGVHATLAGVAVGLAMPLTKHDGESVLEKTEHALKPWVSYAIVPIFAFANAGVSLAGLGFAHVAAPVPIGIILGLFIGKQVGVFGLSYLAIKLGFAALPEGATTSKLYGISALTGVGFTMSLFIGTLAFDDETLLAQVRLAVLVASLLSALLAVFVLVATGRSIEEGQGSSPEDTAGVLQLQRK; translated from the coding sequence ATGGTTCTCGGCCTGGCGACCGTGGCGGCTCTCGTGGTCGCGAACTCTCCATTGGGGCCTCAGTACTTCGCCGCGCTTCAATTGAAGGCAGAAGCGACCATCGGCGGGATCGGCCTTAGCAAGAGTGTCGAGCACTGGGTCAATGACGGACTTATGGCCGTGTTCTTCCTCTTCGTCGCGCTTGAGATAAAACGCGAGGCCGTCGAAGGCGCCCTTTCCAGCGCGCGGAAGGCTACCCTGCCGATCTTCGCCGCTCTCGGCGGTTTTTTCGTTCCGGCCGCCCTCTACGCAATGGCGAACTGGAGTGATCCGTATTCCTTGCGCGGCTGGGCGATTCCGGCCGCGACCGATATCGCCTTCGCGTTGGGTATCTGCGCAATGTTGGGCCGGAGTGTACCCTCGTCCCTGAAGACTTTCCTACTCGCACTTGCCATCATCGACGACCTCATGGCGATCATTGTCATCGCGATTTTCTACAGCGCTCAGTTGTCCCTAGTGGCTCTCTTCCTGGCAGGATTGGGACTGGCAGCCCTCGTCCTTATGAATTTCGCCGACGTGCGCAAGCCTTCTCTCTACCTTCTGGTCGGTCTTGTCACCTGGGTGTGCGTCCTGAAATCCGGAGTGCACGCCACATTGGCAGGCGTCGCGGTTGGTCTCGCGATGCCACTCACCAAACATGACGGCGAAAGCGTGCTCGAGAAGACTGAACACGCGCTGAAGCCATGGGTGAGCTATGCGATTGTGCCAATCTTTGCCTTCGCCAACGCGGGAGTCTCGTTAGCGGGCCTAGGGTTTGCACATGTAGCAGCCCCGGTCCCAATTGGCATTATTTTGGGGCTATTCATCGGCAAACAGGTTGGCGTGTTTGGCCTGTCCTATCTTGCTATAAAGCTGGGCTTCGCGGCGTTACCCGAAGGGGCGACAACAAGCAAATTGTACGGCATATCGGCTCTGACAGGTGTCGGCTTTACGATGAGTCTGTTCATAGGCACGCTTGCCTTTGACGATGAGACGCTCCTCGCGCAAGTTCGTCTGGCGGTGCTCGTGGCCTCGCTATTGTCCGCCCTTCTCGCCGTCTTCGTCCTCGTTGCAACGGGCCGATCGATAGAGGAGGGGCAGGGAAGTAGTCCCGAAGACACGGCTGGCGTCCTGCAGCTTCAACGAAAATAA
- a CDS encoding mechanosensitive ion channel family protein encodes MTRITRRLGARTLAHPADLIAMFVLIARPLAFGIALLLAGPTQAQAPASVPPERVKQLFELLGDPSVKAWVTEQHNQESKSTGGTAQAGIAPAGASSDAVAAPGRMNTMASSMLDRIRHHFQRIVRTLPLLPGQFARVRAATMDDMSSKGSAGVLLLVAMFIAAGFALTWATYKLTRPFRLWIIAQPKDTPAGRAKNIGGRTLYSSILIVSFALGSAGAFMLFDWPMLIREIVLTFLIAAVAAWGVRMYIVALLVPSFINIENAAQVRALPITNETADHWTYWLSRILGVLAFFAAAFLLLPGLGIDRDGMLVLSTGADFVLLLLLLLAVWRRPRIQRDGMRRNGHTAATWLLTAYFVVLFLQRIAGLNRPFWFTFAAFFLPLAIVLTQRGVNFVLRPGSEDVGRPTIPAVTIAAIDRGIRMLLILAAAYFLARVWGLDMQSMEGGDTTTTLILRGLINVMVIALAADFGWSIIKALIQRELGIETPHAVVGEEDAPTLDPQQARLRTLLPIIQNILLAVIVVMAVLMMLASMGIPIAPLIAGAGVVGVAIGFGAQTIVKDVISGIFFLLDDAFRVGEYITSGRYVGTVESFSLRSVKLRHHRGPLFTIPFGELGAVQNQSRDWVTDKFNITVGYDTDIDFARRLIKRIGLELAEDPEFKNWVLEPIKMQGVQEFGEYGIVLRMKVKTRPGGAFGMKGKFYVRIRQAFKEQGIELPFPTVHVQGLQNPPETENMKVLRLRPS; translated from the coding sequence ATGACACGCATCACGCGACGACTGGGAGCCAGGACTCTGGCGCACCCGGCGGATCTGATAGCGATGTTTGTCCTGATTGCCAGGCCGCTTGCCTTTGGAATTGCCCTCTTGCTGGCTGGTCCGACGCAGGCGCAGGCCCCGGCAAGCGTGCCGCCTGAAAGGGTCAAACAGCTGTTCGAGCTTCTCGGTGACCCGTCGGTGAAGGCCTGGGTGACAGAACAGCACAATCAGGAATCCAAATCTACGGGGGGCACTGCCCAGGCAGGGATTGCTCCGGCCGGCGCATCGTCCGACGCGGTGGCCGCACCAGGCCGGATGAACACGATGGCATCCTCGATGCTCGATCGGATCAGGCATCATTTCCAACGAATCGTACGGACGTTGCCCCTCTTGCCAGGCCAGTTCGCACGCGTTCGGGCAGCGACCATGGACGATATGTCCAGCAAGGGATCCGCCGGCGTACTCTTGCTGGTCGCGATGTTCATCGCCGCAGGATTCGCGCTCACCTGGGCGACCTACAAGCTCACGCGTCCATTTCGTCTTTGGATCATCGCGCAGCCGAAGGACACCCCAGCCGGGCGAGCCAAGAACATTGGCGGCCGCACGCTTTATTCCAGCATTCTGATCGTCTCCTTCGCCTTGGGCAGCGCCGGCGCCTTTATGTTGTTCGACTGGCCGATGCTTATCCGCGAAATCGTCCTGACGTTTCTGATAGCTGCAGTCGCAGCATGGGGGGTGCGCATGTACATCGTGGCCCTGCTCGTCCCTTCCTTCATCAACATCGAGAACGCCGCCCAGGTTCGTGCCTTGCCGATCACCAACGAAACAGCGGACCATTGGACCTATTGGCTATCCCGGATCCTCGGCGTCTTGGCTTTCTTCGCCGCCGCGTTTCTCCTCTTGCCGGGTCTCGGCATCGATCGGGATGGAATGCTGGTGCTGTCGACGGGCGCCGATTTCGTGCTGTTGCTGCTCTTGCTGCTTGCCGTTTGGCGTCGGCCAAGGATACAGCGGGACGGTATGCGCCGAAACGGTCACACGGCAGCGACATGGTTGTTGACGGCCTATTTCGTCGTCCTGTTCCTGCAGCGTATCGCCGGCCTCAATAGACCCTTCTGGTTTACCTTTGCCGCATTCTTCCTGCCCCTGGCGATCGTGCTGACGCAGCGCGGCGTCAATTTCGTCCTGCGGCCGGGTTCGGAAGATGTCGGACGCCCGACGATCCCGGCGGTGACGATCGCGGCCATCGATCGCGGAATCCGGATGCTTTTGATCCTGGCGGCGGCTTATTTTCTGGCGCGCGTCTGGGGTCTGGACATGCAGTCCATGGAAGGCGGCGATACGACGACCACGCTCATCTTGCGCGGCTTGATCAACGTCATGGTCATCGCGCTTGCCGCCGATTTCGGTTGGTCGATCATCAAAGCTTTAATCCAACGAGAACTGGGCATCGAGACGCCGCACGCGGTGGTCGGCGAGGAGGACGCCCCGACCCTCGATCCTCAGCAGGCGCGGCTGCGCACGCTCTTGCCGATCATCCAGAACATTCTGCTCGCAGTGATCGTGGTGATGGCGGTGCTGATGATGCTCGCCTCGATGGGTATCCCGATCGCGCCGTTGATCGCCGGCGCCGGCGTCGTCGGTGTCGCCATCGGATTTGGAGCGCAAACCATAGTCAAGGACGTCATTTCGGGCATATTTTTTCTGCTCGATGATGCCTTTCGCGTCGGCGAATACATTACATCCGGCCGTTATGTCGGAACGGTCGAGAGCTTTTCCCTGCGCTCGGTGAAGCTGCGCCACCATCGTGGCCCGCTGTTCACAATCCCTTTCGGTGAACTCGGGGCGGTGCAAAACCAGAGCCGTGACTGGGTCACCGACAAATTCAACATCACCGTCGGCTATGACACCGATATCGACTTCGCCCGCAGGCTGATCAAGCGAATCGGCCTCGAACTGGCGGAAGATCCCGAATTCAAAAACTGGGTGCTCGAACCGATCAAGATGCAGGGCGTACAGGAGTTCGGCGAGTACGGCATCGTATTGAGGATGAAGGTCAAAACCAGGCCGGGAGGCGCCTTCGGCATGAAGGGCAAATTCTATGTGCGAATCCGCCAAGCCTTCAAGGAGCAAGGCATCGAACTCCCATTCCCGACCGTTCACGTCCAGGGGCTGCAGAACCCCCCGGAGACAGAGAATATGAAGGTTTTGAGATTACGCCCGAGTTAA
- a CDS encoding conjugal transfer protein TraD yields the protein MRKPRDFDAELRALEDKARELKTRKVQQLGELVIATGADELSSDELAGALVAIAETKDASKREAWAKRGAMFFESRSRRIAPASMRNDRSAPAQPGSPQSPASGSGSQ from the coding sequence ATGCGTAAACCACGTGACTTCGACGCGGAACTGAGGGCGCTGGAAGACAAGGCGCGAGAGCTCAAGACGCGAAAGGTACAGCAGCTCGGTGAACTGGTGATCGCCACCGGCGCCGATGAACTCAGCAGCGACGAACTAGCCGGGGCGCTCGTAGCAATCGCTGAAACGAAAGACGCCTCAAAGCGTGAGGCATGGGCCAAGCGTGGGGCGATGTTTTTCGAGAGCAGGTCCCGGCGAATTGCTCCGGCATCTATGCGCAACGATCGCAGCGCTCCAGCGCAACCGGGCAGCCCACAATCGCCGGCAAGCGGCTCTGGCTCGCAATGA